A genomic window from Alkalihalobacillus sp. AL-G includes:
- the xerD gene encoding site-specific tyrosine recombinase XerD, whose product MKDEVQDFLHYLTVERGLAANTLQSYERDLKQYTNHLINERKQKDLNAIRRNDIVQYLYFLKDGGKASTTIARNIASIRSFHQFLVRERRTDQDPAVHIETPKTERRLPKILSSVEVENLMEAPEKNTAFGLRDRAMIELLYATGIRVSELIQMNLEDVHLTMGFVRCVGKGDKERIIPVGKMASQALTDYLDSSRGSLLKRGSSEALFLNHHGNRLSRQGFWKILKKLARAANITKELTPHTLRHSFATHLLENGADLRAVQELLGHADISTTQIYTHVTKTRLKDIYSTYHPRA is encoded by the coding sequence ATGAAAGATGAAGTTCAGGATTTTTTACATTATCTTACGGTTGAGCGAGGATTGGCAGCGAACACATTGCAATCCTATGAACGAGATTTGAAACAATACACGAATCACTTAATTAATGAAAGAAAGCAAAAGGATTTAAATGCGATAAGACGGAATGATATTGTTCAATATCTTTATTTTTTGAAGGACGGTGGCAAAGCATCAACAACCATCGCACGGAATATTGCCTCGATCCGATCCTTTCATCAGTTTTTAGTAAGAGAAAGGCGTACTGATCAAGACCCTGCCGTACATATCGAAACACCGAAAACAGAGCGACGTCTACCAAAGATCTTATCCTCAGTGGAAGTGGAAAATCTGATGGAGGCTCCCGAAAAGAATACTGCTTTCGGATTAAGAGATCGTGCAATGATAGAGTTGTTATATGCAACGGGTATCCGAGTTTCAGAGCTGATTCAAATGAATCTCGAGGATGTCCATCTAACGATGGGCTTCGTTCGTTGCGTTGGAAAAGGAGATAAGGAACGAATTATCCCAGTAGGAAAAATGGCGAGTCAGGCACTGACAGATTACCTTGATTCTAGTAGAGGGAGTCTGCTAAAACGAGGGTCATCAGAAGCATTGTTCCTAAATCATCATGGAAACCGTCTTTCGAGGCAAGGCTTTTGGAAAATCCTCAAAAAGCTTGCTAGAGCAGCTAATATAACTAAGGAACTTACTCCCCACACGTTACGTCATTCGTTTGCGACACACCTGCTCGAAAACGGGGCAGATTTACGTGCAGTCCAGGAGCTGTTAGGTCATGCGGATATATCCACTACACAAATTTATACGCATGTAACAAAAACTAGATTAAAAGATATCTACTCCACATATCATCCGAGAGCGTGA
- a CDS encoding aldo/keto reductase, with translation MKSNQIGTSDLHVSEIGLGCMSLGENESEAIKIIHKALDDGVTFIDTADLYDFGKNEEFVGKALKGRRDQCILATKVGNRWDNVKDGWEWDPSSDYIKRAVKDSLTRLKTDYIDLYQLHGGTIDDPIDEIADTFEQLKKEGLIREYGISSIRPNVIKEYLTRSNIVSIMMQYSLLDRRPEEWLDLINDAGVSVIARGPLAKGNLSERVFSSHTEKGFLDYSPQEIKRVVTNMKEIANDRALSHIALRYPLHHPAVASIIPGASKIEQVRSNTEASTISLTDDEIHLLQQSTKNDHYNKHRD, from the coding sequence ATGAAATCGAATCAAATTGGAACATCTGATCTTCATGTCTCGGAAATCGGTTTAGGATGTATGTCACTCGGTGAAAACGAATCAGAAGCGATCAAGATTATTCATAAAGCACTGGATGATGGCGTTACCTTTATCGATACAGCAGACCTTTATGATTTTGGAAAAAATGAGGAGTTTGTCGGTAAAGCTTTGAAAGGAAGAAGAGACCAATGTATTTTAGCTACTAAGGTTGGGAACCGCTGGGACAATGTGAAGGATGGATGGGAATGGGATCCGTCAAGCGATTATATCAAACGAGCGGTGAAGGATTCATTAACCCGATTAAAAACGGATTATATCGATCTATACCAGCTACATGGGGGAACGATCGATGACCCTATTGATGAAATAGCAGACACATTCGAACAGTTAAAAAAGGAAGGATTAATAAGGGAATACGGGATATCCTCAATCCGGCCGAATGTTATTAAAGAATATTTAACTCGATCGAACATTGTAAGTATCATGATGCAATATAGTTTGTTGGACCGTCGACCAGAGGAATGGCTGGACTTGATTAATGACGCTGGCGTTTCTGTCATCGCAAGAGGTCCACTAGCAAAGGGGAATCTATCAGAGCGGGTCTTTTCTTCCCATACAGAAAAGGGATTTCTCGATTACTCTCCTCAGGAAATCAAACGTGTAGTAACAAATATGAAAGAGATCGCAAATGATCGCGCGTTATCACACATCGCACTCCGCTATCCGCTGCACCATCCGGCTGTCGCTTCTATAATTCCTGGTGCCAGTAAAATCGAGCAAGTGAGGAGTAATACAGAAGCATCAACGATTTCATTAACGGATGACGAAATCCACTTGTTACAGCAGTCGACAAAAAATGATCACTATAACAAACATAGGGATTGA
- the mciZ gene encoding Z-ring formation inhibitor MciZ: MKIYLQPNSVTLVGKAWQIKYMLRKYMNEYRTVQDWIDGQHKSK, encoded by the coding sequence ATGAAAATCTATTTACAACCAAATAGTGTCACACTTGTCGGTAAAGCATGGCAAATCAAATATATGCTGAGAAAATATATGAATGAATACCGCACTGTTCAGGATTGGATCGATGGACAGCATAAAAGCAAGTGA
- a CDS encoding NUDIX hydrolase: protein MKKLEEKTLSTKVLYNGKIIDLVLEEVELPNGNRSQREVVKHPGAVAILAINPENKIVLVKQYRKPLNRSIIEIPAGKLEKGESPESCARRELEEETGFRIDRLTHIQSFYTSPGFADEIVHIYFADSLKKGTVQLDEDEFVDLMEVSLDEALELMKSNEIYDAKTAFAIQFLQLKQMENE, encoded by the coding sequence ATGAAAAAATTAGAGGAAAAGACGCTTTCTACGAAGGTTTTATATAATGGGAAAATTATTGATCTCGTCCTTGAAGAAGTTGAACTCCCGAATGGTAATCGGAGCCAGCGTGAGGTCGTAAAGCATCCTGGTGCCGTCGCCATTCTTGCGATTAATCCGGAAAATAAGATTGTACTTGTTAAGCAATATCGAAAACCGCTAAACCGTTCAATCATTGAGATCCCTGCAGGCAAGCTTGAAAAAGGGGAATCACCTGAGTCATGTGCACGAAGAGAATTAGAAGAAGAAACGGGCTTTCGCATTGATCGATTGACACATATCCAGTCCTTCTATACTTCACCAGGATTTGCTGATGAAATTGTACACATTTATTTTGCAGATTCTTTAAAGAAAGGCACAGTTCAGCTTGATGAAGATGAATTTGTGGATTTGATGGAAGTTTCTTTAGATGAGGCACTGGAATTGATGAAATCGAATGAAATTTATGATGCGAAAACCGCTTTTGCAATCCAATTCCTGCAGCTGAAACAGATGGAGAATGAATAG
- a CDS encoding Fur family transcriptional regulator — protein sequence METRIDRIKKQLHSQSYKLTPQREATVRVLLEREEDHLSAEDVYLLVKDKAPEIGLATVYRTLELLTELKIVDKINFGDGVSRYDLRQEGAAHFHHHLVCIECGAVDEIQEDLLGDVEKLVERDWNFKIKDHRLTFHGICHRCHEKTAETGTEQEIAHK from the coding sequence TTGGAAACCCGTATCGATCGTATTAAGAAACAGCTTCATTCACAAAGCTATAAGTTAACTCCTCAACGTGAAGCAACGGTACGTGTATTACTTGAACGCGAAGAAGATCATTTGAGTGCTGAGGACGTTTATCTACTCGTAAAAGATAAAGCACCTGAGATTGGGCTTGCCACGGTTTACCGTACCCTAGAATTGTTAACTGAACTTAAAATTGTTGATAAAATCAATTTTGGCGATGGCGTTTCACGTTATGACCTCAGACAAGAAGGAGCAGCTCATTTTCATCATCATTTGGTTTGTATCGAATGCGGTGCAGTTGATGAAATACAAGAGGATCTACTTGGTGATGTAGAAAAGCTTGTTGAGAGGGATTGGAACTTTAAGATAAAAGACCACCGCCTCACCTTCCATGGGATCTGCCATCGTTGCCATGAAAAAACGGCCGAAACAGGCACAGAACAAGAAATCGCACATAAATAG
- a CDS encoding thiolase family protein gives MSGIYLLEGARTAFASFGQSFANVSTTDLGVTTVQEALRRADVSPDLIEQVVYGNVIHSSRNAPYVARHIATQADVPTTTPAMLVNRLCGSGLQSVISGAQSLLLGEGDTALVGGVENMSMSPHVSFTNRFAPPKLGNVQFEDMLLLTLRDEAIGDGMGITAENLADQYDITREEQDSYSVLSHQRASKAIENGRFQKEIVPIEVKNRKDTKTIVLDEHVRSNTSIEQLSRLKPSFKKDGSVTAANSSGINDGAASLIISTDSFLKKKQTKPLAKIRSWAICGVDPTIMGIGPVPAIRLALQRANLSVEEIDLFEVNEAFAAQYLAVEKELKLDRDKTNVNGGAIALGHPVGASGARLLLSLAYELRERDLQYGVASLCIGGGQGIAMVIEREN, from the coding sequence ATGAGTGGAATTTATTTACTTGAAGGAGCAAGAACTGCCTTTGCATCGTTCGGTCAATCTTTCGCAAACGTGTCTACAACCGATCTGGGAGTTACTACTGTCCAAGAAGCGCTGAGGCGTGCCGATGTATCACCTGATCTTATTGAGCAGGTCGTTTATGGCAATGTCATTCATAGTAGTAGAAACGCTCCATATGTAGCTAGGCATATTGCGACACAAGCCGATGTTCCTACCACAACCCCTGCAATGCTCGTCAATCGGTTATGCGGGTCAGGGCTGCAATCTGTCATTTCAGGTGCTCAATCCTTGTTGTTGGGCGAAGGAGATACGGCACTAGTCGGCGGCGTCGAGAACATGTCCATGAGCCCGCACGTTTCCTTTACAAACCGGTTTGCACCACCGAAACTAGGAAACGTTCAGTTTGAAGATATGCTTTTACTTACGCTCCGAGACGAAGCAATTGGAGATGGTATGGGAATTACGGCGGAGAATTTGGCGGATCAATACGACATAACCCGTGAAGAGCAGGACTCCTATTCTGTATTGAGTCACCAGAGAGCGTCCAAGGCAATTGAGAATGGCCGTTTTCAAAAAGAAATCGTTCCGATAGAGGTTAAGAATCGAAAGGATACGAAAACAATTGTCTTGGATGAGCATGTACGTTCTAATACATCCATAGAACAGTTATCACGACTAAAGCCTTCCTTCAAAAAGGATGGATCCGTGACTGCAGCGAATTCGAGTGGAATTAATGATGGGGCAGCATCTCTGATTATATCAACCGATTCTTTCTTAAAAAAGAAGCAGACAAAGCCTTTAGCAAAAATACGTTCCTGGGCGATCTGCGGTGTTGATCCTACAATTATGGGAATCGGCCCAGTCCCTGCAATCCGACTTGCACTTCAACGTGCCAATCTTTCTGTTGAAGAGATTGATTTATTTGAGGTGAACGAGGCGTTTGCCGCACAGTATTTGGCGGTCGAGAAGGAATTGAAATTGGATCGTGATAAAACCAATGTCAATGGTGGTGCGATTGCCCTTGGGCATCCGGTAGGTGCTAGTGGAGCTCGACTGTTGCTCTCCTTAGCCTATGAGCTCCGTGAACGTGACTTACAATACGGGGTCGCAAGTCTTTGTATCGGAGGAGGCCAAGGAATCGCAATGGTCATCGAACGAGAAAACTAA
- a CDS encoding pyrimidine-nucleoside phosphorylase, whose amino-acid sequence MRMVDIIQKKRNGKELSDEEINFFINGYTNDEIPDYQVSALMMAIYFQGMTPTETATLTQAMVNSGETIDLSAIKGHKVDKHSTGGVGDKVTFIVAPLVASAGVPVAKMSGRGLGHTGGTLDKLESIEGFNIEMTKEKFINNVNTYKLAVAGQTGNLAPADKKLYSLRDVTATVDSIPLIAGSIMSKKLASGADSIVLDVKTGSGAFMKTLEDSVALAEEMVNIGKNLGKNTVAVISDMNQPLGFEVGNANEIKEAVEILQGKNVEDLRRLSLELSSHMTVLAGVFNSYEEAYKGLEDNLKNGKAFECFRNLIKAQDGNVQMIDDLSQLPDSKYHVEVLSDSDGYVSEIDAESIGLAAMYLGAGRATKDDQINHGVGISLKKKIGDSVKAGEILVVLHSDADNPSDSINKVKEAYTITDQKVEPNTLIYNVIK is encoded by the coding sequence ATGAGAATGGTTGATATTATTCAAAAAAAACGAAACGGAAAAGAATTGTCTGATGAAGAAATCAATTTTTTTATAAATGGATATACGAACGATGAAATTCCTGATTACCAGGTATCAGCTTTAATGATGGCCATTTATTTTCAAGGGATGACACCAACAGAAACGGCAACCTTAACACAGGCGATGGTGAATTCGGGTGAAACGATCGACCTTTCAGCGATTAAAGGCCATAAGGTTGACAAACATTCTACTGGTGGTGTGGGAGATAAGGTAACATTTATTGTCGCTCCCTTAGTAGCCTCAGCAGGCGTACCGGTTGCGAAGATGTCTGGAAGAGGTCTCGGTCATACAGGAGGAACACTTGATAAATTAGAATCCATTGAAGGATTTAACATTGAAATGACTAAGGAAAAATTCATCAATAATGTAAACACATATAAGCTTGCTGTAGCTGGACAAACAGGAAACCTGGCGCCAGCTGATAAAAAGCTTTATTCACTCCGGGATGTTACTGCTACAGTTGATTCTATACCATTGATTGCAGGTTCGATCATGAGTAAAAAGCTTGCTTCAGGAGCTGACAGTATTGTTCTTGATGTCAAAACTGGTTCAGGTGCTTTTATGAAAACACTTGAAGATTCCGTAGCACTTGCTGAGGAAATGGTTAACATCGGTAAAAACTTAGGTAAAAACACAGTTGCTGTCATAAGTGACATGAATCAACCGCTCGGGTTTGAAGTAGGGAATGCCAATGAAATTAAGGAAGCGGTCGAAATACTGCAAGGGAAAAATGTCGAGGACTTACGGAGACTTTCATTAGAATTATCTTCACATATGACTGTTCTGGCAGGGGTATTTAATTCATATGAGGAAGCTTATAAAGGTCTTGAAGATAACCTAAAAAACGGCAAAGCATTCGAATGCTTCCGGAATTTAATTAAAGCTCAAGATGGTAATGTCCAAATGATTGATGACTTGAGTCAACTTCCTGACTCAAAATATCACGTTGAAGTTTTATCAGATTCAGATGGCTACGTTTCAGAAATAGATGCAGAATCAATCGGTCTCGCGGCGATGTACTTAGGAGCGGGAAGAGCGACGAAGGATGATCAAATCAACCATGGTGTCGGTATATCCTTGAAAAAGAAAATCGGTGACAGCGTAAAGGCTGGGGAGATTTTAGTTGTTTTACACAGTGATGCCGATAACCCGTCGGATTCCATTAATAAAGTGAAAGAAGCTTACACAATCACGGATCAGAAGGTAGAACCGAATACGTTGATTTACAACGTAATTAAATGA
- the deoB gene encoding phosphopentomutase, whose protein sequence is MNNSKFKRIFLIVMDSVGIGEAPDAEKFNDKGADTLGHIAEKMNGLTMPNMGSLGLSNIREIKGIPPAAHPVAHFGKMQEASNGKDTMTGHWEIMGLHIENPFQTFPDGFPQELIQELEKKTGRQIIGNKPASGTEILDELGKEHIETGALIVYTSADSVLQIAAHEEIVSIEELYDICKIARELTLDEKYMVGRVIARPFIGKPGQFERTANRHDYALKPFGRTVMNELKDSKYDVIAIGKISDIYDGEGVTESIRTTSNMDGMDRFLETIDRSFTGISFLNLVDFDAKFGHRRDPIGYGKALEDYDARLPEVMEKLKEGDLLLITADHGNDPVHHGTDHTREYVPLIAYHKGISEGKELPLSKTFANIGATIADNFQTEAPKHGKSILDIL, encoded by the coding sequence ATGAACAATTCAAAATTCAAGCGAATTTTTCTTATTGTTATGGATTCTGTAGGGATTGGAGAAGCACCCGATGCTGAAAAGTTCAATGATAAAGGTGCTGACACACTTGGACATATTGCTGAAAAGATGAATGGTCTTACAATGCCTAACATGGGTAGTCTTGGCTTAAGTAATATTCGTGAAATTAAAGGAATTCCACCGGCAGCTCATCCTGTCGCACACTTCGGAAAAATGCAGGAGGCTTCCAATGGGAAAGATACGATGACAGGTCATTGGGAAATCATGGGGCTTCATATCGAAAATCCTTTCCAGACGTTTCCAGATGGGTTTCCACAGGAATTGATCCAGGAATTAGAGAAAAAAACAGGTAGACAAATAATAGGAAATAAACCTGCATCAGGTACGGAAATTCTCGATGAGCTCGGAAAAGAACATATCGAAACAGGTGCACTGATTGTTTATACATCTGCTGACTCGGTTCTTCAAATTGCTGCTCACGAAGAGATTGTTTCAATTGAGGAATTATACGATATTTGTAAGATCGCACGTGAACTTACCCTTGATGAAAAATACATGGTTGGAAGAGTCATCGCTCGTCCATTCATTGGTAAGCCTGGGCAGTTTGAACGGACCGCCAATCGACATGACTATGCCCTTAAACCTTTTGGACGGACCGTAATGAATGAGCTTAAGGATTCAAAATATGACGTCATCGCAATAGGGAAAATTTCAGATATATATGATGGTGAAGGCGTGACCGAATCCATTCGTACCACATCGAATATGGATGGGATGGACCGCTTCCTTGAGACGATCGATCGCTCATTCACAGGGATCAGCTTTTTAAACCTTGTGGACTTTGATGCGAAGTTCGGCCACCGAAGAGATCCGATCGGTTACGGAAAAGCGCTAGAAGATTATGATGCTCGCTTACCTGAAGTAATGGAGAAGCTTAAGGAGGGGGATCTTCTATTAATTACGGCTGATCACGGGAATGATCCCGTGCATCATGGTACTGACCATACGAGAGAATATGTACCGTTGATTGCTTACCATAAAGGCATTTCTGAAGGTAAGGAGTTACCTTTAAGTAAAACATTTGCAAATATCGGTGCGACCATTGCCGATAACTTTCAAACAGAGGCACCTAAACATGGAAAAAGCATCCTTGACATTTTATAG
- a CDS encoding purine-nucleoside phosphorylase: MKNAANYINEQLNEKPSVGLILGSGLGILADQIENPVIIPYEEIPSFPVSTVEGHAGELVIGKLKGKTVVAMKGRFHYYEGYSLQKVTFPVRVMKEIGVDTLIVTNAAGGINKEFNAGDLMLITDHINNLGDNPLTGPNDKDLGVRFPDMSTAYSTRLQHVAKEIADTLNIPIQAGVYISNSGPSYETPAEVRMLRILGGDAVGMSTVPEVIVARHAGMEVLGISCISNMAAGILDQPLTHAEVIETTENVKADFMNLVKGIVKQL; encoded by the coding sequence ATGAAAAATGCAGCCAACTATATTAACGAACAATTAAATGAGAAACCGTCGGTAGGATTGATACTCGGATCTGGACTAGGTATTCTCGCAGATCAAATTGAAAATCCGGTAATCATTCCGTACGAAGAAATTCCTTCATTTCCTGTCTCGACCGTTGAAGGCCATGCAGGGGAACTTGTGATCGGGAAACTAAAAGGTAAAACGGTTGTTGCTATGAAAGGTCGCTTCCACTATTACGAAGGCTATTCTTTACAAAAAGTAACCTTTCCTGTAAGGGTGATGAAAGAAATCGGTGTTGACACACTGATTGTTACCAATGCAGCAGGTGGCATAAACAAAGAATTTAATGCGGGTGATTTGATGCTCATTACTGACCATATTAATAACTTAGGTGATAACCCATTGACCGGACCAAATGATAAAGATCTTGGTGTGCGTTTTCCGGACATGTCAACCGCTTATTCGACTCGATTACAGCATGTTGCGAAGGAAATTGCTGACACTTTGAACATTCCGATCCAAGCAGGTGTCTATATTTCAAATTCTGGACCTTCCTATGAAACACCAGCAGAGGTTCGGATGCTACGAATATTGGGAGGCGATGCTGTCGGTATGTCAACTGTTCCAGAAGTCATCGTGGCTCGCCATGCAGGTATGGAGGTTCTCGGGATTTCCTGTATATCGAACATGGCTGCAGGAATCCTCGATCAGCCACTGACACATGCTGAAGTTATAGAGACAACGGAAAATGTTAAAGCAGATTTTATGAATCTGGTTAAGGGTATCGTAAAACAACTATAG
- the spoIIM gene encoding stage II sporulation protein M gives MERGITFSMKRSFSQHLQEHSSLYTFTIVLMMMGIIFGAIIVNSLSSMQKEDLFHYLGRFFGQVSEGEVASSSAMFTQSFFHYLKYIGLIWILGLSIIGLPVILVLLFLKGMVVGFTVGFLVNQMGWQGFLLSFVSVLPQNLILIPSFIFVTTAAVAISMTLIKGQFSNRITIPLMPLIGRYTLTVMMIMIIVAGASFIEAFISPVLIKATLGLFG, from the coding sequence ATGGAGCGCGGAATTACATTTTCAATGAAACGGTCATTTTCCCAACATTTACAGGAGCATTCTTCTTTATATACATTTACAATCGTCTTGATGATGATGGGGATTATTTTTGGTGCCATTATTGTAAATAGTTTAAGCTCTATGCAAAAGGAAGATCTATTCCATTACCTTGGTAGATTTTTCGGGCAAGTTTCAGAAGGAGAAGTCGCCAGTTCTTCCGCAATGTTTACCCAAAGTTTTTTTCATTATCTAAAATATATCGGACTAATCTGGATTTTGGGATTATCAATTATTGGACTCCCGGTTATCCTTGTTTTACTTTTTTTGAAAGGGATGGTAGTCGGTTTTACAGTTGGATTCCTCGTTAACCAAATGGGCTGGCAAGGTTTCTTGTTATCGTTCGTCTCTGTTTTGCCGCAAAATTTGATCCTGATCCCGTCTTTTATATTTGTTACTACAGCAGCTGTTGCAATCTCCATGACATTAATAAAAGGACAATTCTCAAATCGAATTACCATTCCGTTAATGCCGTTGATTGGACGATATACGTTGACTGTAATGATGATTATGATCATTGTCGCTGGAGCATCATTCATCGAAGCCTTCATTTCGCCTGTACTGATCAAAGCAACACTTGGTTTATTTGGTTAA
- a CDS encoding YqzK family protein, with amino-acid sequence MKAFIQVIWNTLKVFMAFTGCTLLFYYGLIWLNTEYQDYHRYDEPEGRAVKVFESFQTENEMNWVQRLLLFYETGE; translated from the coding sequence ATGAAGGCTTTCATTCAAGTTATATGGAATACGTTAAAAGTTTTCATGGCTTTTACCGGCTGCACATTGCTATTTTACTACGGATTGATATGGTTAAATACAGAATACCAGGATTATCATCGCTATGATGAACCAGAAGGTCGTGCGGTTAAGGTATTCGAGTCATTTCAGACTGAGAATGAAATGAACTGGGTCCAGCGGTTATTACTATTTTATGAAACCGGTGAATAA
- a CDS encoding DUF421 domain-containing protein gives MPWDVVLKTILGFSVLLFLIRILGKKQLGQITYFTYITGVAMGNIAGDMVVHKDITIGDGITALVMWAILTLFIEIVSLNSGTLRGVLDGEPTIVIKKGKIQQSALRKNKLNMDDLTMLLRTKDVFSIKDVDYAILEPNGQISILKKVSKESPTKDDLNLPVIARGYLPTEIIVDGKIVNKNLQEYGRSVKWLFQELKYHQVDSLEDVFFAELQEDGSLEVIKKESKQSGWKGLS, from the coding sequence ATGCCTTGGGATGTAGTTCTTAAAACGATACTGGGGTTTTCCGTTCTTTTATTTTTAATACGTATTCTTGGTAAAAAACAGCTTGGTCAGATTACATATTTCACCTACATAACCGGTGTTGCAATGGGAAATATTGCTGGGGATATGGTTGTCCATAAAGACATTACCATAGGAGATGGAATAACTGCACTGGTCATGTGGGCAATTCTTACGCTTTTTATTGAAATAGTCAGTTTGAATTCGGGTACTTTAAGAGGTGTTCTTGATGGGGAACCGACAATCGTGATCAAAAAAGGAAAGATCCAGCAATCAGCATTACGGAAAAACAAACTGAATATGGATGATCTCACGATGTTGTTGCGGACGAAGGATGTTTTTTCGATTAAAGACGTCGATTATGCAATCCTGGAACCGAATGGACAAATCAGTATCCTTAAGAAGGTTTCAAAAGAAAGTCCGACCAAAGATGACCTGAACTTGCCGGTAATAGCGAGAGGGTATCTGCCGACCGAGATCATCGTTGATGGTAAGATTGTAAACAAAAACTTACAGGAGTATGGTCGTTCTGTAAAATGGCTGTTTCAAGAATTGAAGTACCATCAGGTGGATTCTCTTGAGGATGTGTTCTTTGCAGAATTGCAAGAGGATGGAAGCTTGGAAGTGATCAAAAAAGAATCGAAACAATCCGGTTGGAAGGGATTGAGCTAA
- a CDS encoding endonuclease Q family protein → MKHFFADLHIHLGSTYHGKPVKISASSNLTLPNVLNTAFLVKGMQIVGIIDCHVPEVIEELEQMIEDNELYEHEEGGLIYKNGCLIPGSEIEVYDDSCNGPIHVLVYFPDIDHLKQFSSWLISRMTNPNLSSQRFYGTARELQEKTHQLNGLFIIAHAFTPFKSMYGKGVERTLVEVFDPDIIDGIELGLSSDIKMADQIKELHQYPYLTNSDAHSLEKIAREYQVLEMKKPSFHELKLALTEQKGRKIFRNFGLNPLLGKYYQTCCAKCGEPEKLMNVGQKCLKCKKGKIIKGVYDRIKEIGGEETQPHNDRPGYTHQVPLEFIPGVGPGTLRKLRTAFGTDMNVIHTASSEELLGIIPEKIAEHILASRTGKLNVQPGGGGKYGSVSK, encoded by the coding sequence ATGAAACACTTTTTTGCAGATTTACATATTCATCTCGGTAGTACGTATCATGGAAAACCTGTGAAAATTTCTGCCTCATCGAATTTAACACTTCCAAACGTTCTCAACACGGCTTTTCTTGTAAAAGGCATGCAGATCGTTGGAATCATTGATTGTCACGTTCCTGAAGTGATAGAGGAACTGGAACAAATGATTGAAGATAATGAGCTTTATGAACATGAGGAGGGTGGCCTAATATATAAAAACGGATGCCTCATTCCTGGTTCTGAAATAGAAGTTTACGATGATTCCTGTAACGGACCGATCCATGTTTTGGTCTACTTTCCCGACATAGACCATTTAAAACAGTTCAGCAGCTGGTTGATTTCAAGGATGACGAACCCGAACCTTTCCTCGCAACGGTTTTATGGGACAGCACGTGAACTACAGGAAAAGACACATCAGTTGAACGGATTGTTCATCATTGCTCATGCGTTCACTCCTTTTAAAAGTATGTATGGAAAAGGTGTGGAGAGAACGTTAGTGGAAGTGTTCGACCCTGATATAATCGACGGGATTGAACTAGGTTTAAGCTCTGACATTAAAATGGCGGATCAAATTAAGGAGCTTCATCAATATCCATATCTTACGAATTCAGATGCACATTCCCTAGAGAAAATTGCTAGAGAATATCAAGTACTCGAAATGAAAAAGCCTTCCTTTCACGAACTTAAGCTTGCATTAACGGAACAGAAGGGCCGCAAGATCTTCCGTAATTTTGGATTGAACCCATTGCTTGGGAAGTATTATCAAACTTGCTGTGCAAAGTGCGGAGAACCTGAAAAGCTGATGAATGTAGGTCAAAAGTGTTTGAAATGTAAAAAAGGCAAAATCATCAAAGGTGTTTATGATCGAATCAAGGAAATCGGTGGTGAAGAAACCCAGCCACATAATGACCGTCCAGGATATACACACCAAGTCCCACTTGAATTCATTCCAGGTGTTGGACCAGGGACATTGAGAAAATTACGCACCGCGTTCGGGACGGATATGAATGTCATCCATACAGCATCCTCAGAAGAATTGCTTGGAATCATTCCAGAAAAGATCGCTGAACATATTCTGGCATCTAGAACAGGAAAGCTGAATGTACAACCAGGTGGGGGCGGCAAGTACGGAAGCGTATCCAAATAA